Part of the Candidatus Hydrogenedentota bacterium genome, TTGTCGATGTGCGGCGAACGGTTCACCGTGTACTTCGACAGCGCGGTCGGCAACGGCACGGGGCCATTGATCGTCGCTCCAGTCCGCTGCGCCGCCGACACAATTTCCTGTGTGGATTGATCGAGCAGCCGGCTGTCGTACGCTCTCAGTTTGATTCGTATCTTTTGGCTCTGCGCCATCGTTCGTCTCCGTCGGGAGGGCGGATATTCCAACCCGCCATCCATTCAAATCACTCGTATTCGCAAAAGGGGCGGGTTGGAAAACCCGCCCTCCGTAAAACTACGCCAGAATTTTGGTGACGACGCCGGCGCCGACGGTCCTGCCGCCTTCGCGCACAGCGAACCGCAGGTTCTCGTTCATGGCGATCGGCGTGATCAACTCTGCCGTCATCTTGATGTTGTCGCCCGGCATCACCATCTCGACCCCCGCCGGCAGCGTCATGTTGCCCGTCACGTCCGTCGTCCGGAAGTAGAACTGCGGCCGGTACCCGTTGAAGAACGGCGTGTGGCGCCCGCCTTCC contains:
- the rpsJ gene encoding 30S ribosomal protein S10; its protein translation is MAQSQKIRIKLRAYDSRLLDQSTQEIVSAAQRTGATINGPVPLPTALSKYTVNRSPHIDKKSREQFETRTHKRLLDIVNPTAQTVDALMRLDLPAGVDVEIKQ
- the tuf gene encoding elongation factor Tu (EF-Tu; promotes GTP-dependent binding of aminoacyl-tRNA to the A-site of ribosomes during protein biosynthesis; when the tRNA anticodon matches the mRNA codon, GTP hydrolysis results; the inactive EF-Tu-GDP leaves the ribosome and release of GDP is promoted by elongation factor Ts; many prokaryotes have two copies of the gene encoding EF-Tu), which encodes EGGRHTPFFNGYRPQFYFRTTDVTGNMTLPAGVEMVMPGDNIKMTAELITPIAMNENLRFAVREGGRTVGAGVVTKILA